Proteins encoded together in one Candidatus Sulfotelmatobacter sp. window:
- a CDS encoding response regulator: MTGPPQNPSLSTLPATRRQRVTAFVVLALIGTVVLALLPWARHPVPAVTPFLPTFATFVALTDLLTAMLLYRDAAHARSISLTVLASGYFYSALIVIGHAATFPGVYAPGGLFGVGPQATVWLWSAWHAGFAAFAIVFAALERSSPRLDARAAQLTRIVAPLGTLALGFGVDVLVVLRSHRLPALLSDSGPHAIVTWHGGWFLLGASAVAMIAQVALPGTRTVAPLWLCVSAGAMVLDVAVSLDGGARDSVGWYLARSISLVSAGVVLSALLAETSRLLTIVTGAESRLRRIVDGVGDALLGLDDQGRILDANPAAIALLGLSEDELRLRSASEVLGASLVPLELSVGENVVIARDVTERRRAEAATLEAIARANEAAEVKSRFLATMSHEIRTPINAVVGMSELMLQTPLTDDARDYAHTVRESAEALLGVINEILDYSKIEAGATELETIAFSPLLAVEGAADILATTARKKQLALATHVASDVPGQVLGDAHRVRQILLNLIGNAVKFTAAGYVTVQATLVRAGDPRRALVRFAVTDTGPGISGDAVESLFEPFRQADAGTTRRFGGTGLGLSISKRLVELMGGEIGVESVPGAGATFWFTVPFERAPDEHPRDAAPALRGARILIVEPEDATRVVAERYLQAWGAHPLGAAGLEQAIALARGAPDGGHDVDAVLLAAPPGADPAEALTRLRRESGSHAPVVLVTTGEEPGRTARALAAGYSAHVRKPLKQSMLHDALAEVLAGVAPVAVPPAREMAAPVEGLVILVADDNAVNRKLTLQQLKKLGYHADAVEDGRAAVDAVLRGRYDLVLMDCEMPELDGLAATRAIRDEEHRRGGHVRIVAMTANALDGDREACLAAGMDDYLAKPVLLDALRGALEGQPT; this comes from the coding sequence ATGACGGGCCCGCCACAGAACCCCAGCCTCTCGACCTTGCCCGCCACGCGCCGCCAACGCGTGACGGCCTTCGTCGTGCTGGCGCTGATCGGCACGGTCGTTCTGGCGCTGCTGCCGTGGGCGCGCCATCCGGTGCCGGCGGTGACGCCGTTCCTGCCGACCTTCGCGACCTTCGTCGCGCTGACCGATCTGCTGACCGCGATGCTGCTCTATCGCGACGCCGCGCACGCCCGCTCGATATCGTTGACCGTCCTGGCCAGCGGATATTTCTACAGCGCGCTGATCGTCATCGGCCACGCCGCGACGTTTCCCGGCGTCTACGCGCCGGGGGGGCTGTTCGGCGTCGGGCCGCAGGCCACCGTGTGGCTGTGGTCGGCATGGCACGCGGGGTTCGCCGCCTTCGCGATCGTCTTCGCGGCGCTCGAGCGCTCGTCGCCGCGCCTCGACGCGCGCGCGGCACAGCTGACGCGCATCGTCGCGCCGCTGGGCACGCTCGCGCTCGGCTTCGGCGTCGACGTGCTGGTCGTGCTGCGCAGCCACCGTCTCCCCGCGCTGCTCAGCGACAGCGGTCCGCACGCGATCGTGACCTGGCACGGCGGCTGGTTCTTGTTGGGCGCGTCGGCGGTGGCGATGATCGCGCAGGTGGCGCTGCCCGGAACGCGCACCGTCGCGCCGCTGTGGCTGTGCGTCTCGGCCGGGGCGATGGTACTCGACGTCGCGGTCTCGCTCGACGGCGGGGCGCGTGACAGCGTCGGCTGGTATCTCGCGCGCAGCATCTCGCTGGTGTCGGCCGGCGTCGTGCTCTCGGCGCTGTTGGCCGAGACGAGCCGGCTGCTGACGATCGTCACCGGTGCCGAGAGCCGGCTGCGCCGCATCGTCGACGGCGTCGGCGACGCGTTGCTCGGATTGGACGACCAGGGCCGCATCCTCGACGCCAACCCCGCCGCGATCGCGCTGCTGGGGCTGAGCGAGGACGAGCTCCGCTTGCGCTCCGCCAGCGAGGTTCTGGGCGCCAGCCTCGTCCCGCTCGAGCTGAGCGTGGGCGAGAACGTCGTCATCGCGCGCGACGTCACCGAACGGCGGCGCGCCGAGGCGGCGACGCTGGAGGCGATCGCGCGCGCGAACGAGGCGGCCGAGGTCAAGAGCCGGTTCCTGGCGACGATGAGCCATGAGATCCGCACCCCGATCAACGCCGTGGTGGGGATGTCGGAGCTCATGCTGCAGACGCCGCTGACCGACGACGCGCGCGACTACGCGCACACCGTGCGCGAGTCGGCCGAAGCGCTGCTGGGTGTCATCAACGAGATCCTCGACTACTCGAAGATCGAAGCGGGCGCGACCGAGCTGGAGACCATCGCGTTCTCGCCGTTGCTGGCCGTCGAGGGGGCGGCCGACATCCTCGCGACCACCGCTCGCAAGAAGCAGCTCGCGCTGGCCACCCACGTCGCGTCCGACGTCCCGGGCCAGGTGCTGGGCGACGCGCACCGGGTGCGCCAGATTTTGCTCAACCTGATCGGCAACGCGGTGAAGTTCACCGCCGCCGGCTACGTCACGGTGCAAGCGACGCTCGTGCGCGCCGGGGATCCGCGCCGCGCGCTGGTGCGCTTCGCGGTCACCGACACCGGCCCGGGCATCTCCGGCGACGCCGTCGAGAGCCTGTTCGAGCCGTTCCGGCAAGCCGACGCGGGGACGACGCGCCGCTTCGGTGGCACCGGCCTGGGTCTCTCGATCTCCAAGCGGCTCGTCGAGCTGATGGGCGGGGAGATCGGCGTCGAGAGCGTCCCGGGCGCCGGCGCGACCTTCTGGTTCACCGTCCCGTTCGAGCGCGCGCCCGACGAGCACCCACGCGACGCGGCGCCGGCGCTGCGCGGGGCGCGTATCCTGATCGTCGAGCCGGAAGACGCGACCCGCGTGGTCGCCGAGCGCTATTTGCAGGCATGGGGTGCGCACCCGCTGGGGGCGGCCGGGCTGGAACAGGCCATCGCGTTGGCGCGCGGCGCTCCTGATGGCGGCCACGACGTCGACGCGGTCCTGCTGGCCGCGCCGCCCGGCGCGGATCCCGCCGAGGCGCTCACCCGGTTGCGCCGAGAGAGCGGCAGTCACGCCCCGGTGGTGCTGGTGACCACCGGCGAGGAACCGGGGCGCACGGCGCGGGCGTTGGCCGCCGGGTACAGCGCGCACGTACGCAAACCGCTCAAACAGTCGATGCTGCACGACGCCCTGGCCGAGGTGCTGGCCGGTGTGGCGCCGGTCGCGGTGCCCCCGGCACGGGAAATGGCGGCGCCGGTCGAAGGGTTGGTCATCCTGGTCGCAGACGACAACGCTGTCAATCGCAAGCTCACCCTCCAACAGCTCAAGAAGCTCGGCTATCACGCCGACGCGGTCGAGGACGGCCGCGCGGCAGTCGACGCCGTTTTGCGCGGTCGGTACGACCTCGTCCTGATGGACTGCGAGATGCCCGAGCTCGACGGCTTGGCGGCCACGCGCGCCATTCGCGACGAGGAGCACCGGCGCGGTGGACACGTGCGGATCGTGGCGATGACGGCGAACGCGCTCGACGGCGATCGCGAGGCGTGTCTGGCCGCCGGGATGGACGATTATCTCGCCAAGCCCGTGCTCTTGGACGCCCTGCGCGGCGCCCTCGAGGGACAGCCGACGTAA
- a CDS encoding PilZ domain-containing protein codes for MPEEKRSDGSVRLRKFIDVVVEDKLSFTLFRGAIADLSVTGMRLISDQYLPKGTRYTFQMKRAPMLTLRGEVRWIRAFERDTFQCGIQFVDVDDEDRKRLQSFLDIERQRVPTS; via the coding sequence GTGCCTGAGGAAAAACGATCCGACGGAAGCGTCCGCCTACGCAAGTTCATCGACGTCGTCGTCGAGGACAAGCTCTCGTTCACGCTGTTCCGCGGTGCCATCGCCGACCTGAGCGTGACCGGGATGCGGCTGATCTCGGACCAGTACTTGCCCAAGGGGACGCGCTACACGTTTCAGATGAAGCGCGCGCCGATGCTCACCTTGCGCGGCGAGGTGCGCTGGATTCGCGCCTTCGAGCGCGACACGTTCCAGTGCGGCATCCAGTTCGTCGACGTCGACGACGAGGACCGCAAGCGCCTGCAGTCGTTTCTCGACATCGAGCGCCAGCGCGTTCCGACCTCGTAG
- a CDS encoding SpoIID/LytB domain-containing protein has translation MIDRLGFLQLLGAGVVATGGLDVWEPDGTQIRVLVASDLRGEQPTLYPDGTFAFGGRRWRGAPSTVPVNGDRLGLVTALDVDQYLLGVVPLELSPSWPAAALQAQAIVARTYALAHRTLSRPWDVTADEGDQRWGGVDAEAPAATAAVQATTGQVLGYAGGPAAIFYSACCGGHTADVAAIWGHSAIPYLRGVADPYCVPAPDYRWSRTAPVERVLASVGDRIGGSLVGAALGAPDDTGRPTSVTLEGARDATLSIEEFRRAVGGDVVRSSWVRTVRVDGTQAGARLVIEGSGRGHGVGLCQWGARYCAAAGASAAQILAFYFPGTSVNGA, from the coding sequence TGGGCGCCGGGGTCGTCGCGACCGGCGGCCTGGACGTGTGGGAGCCCGACGGCACGCAGATCCGGGTGCTGGTCGCGAGCGATCTGCGCGGCGAGCAGCCCACGCTCTACCCGGACGGGACCTTCGCCTTCGGGGGCCGGCGTTGGCGTGGCGCGCCCTCGACCGTCCCGGTGAATGGAGACCGGCTGGGTCTGGTGACCGCGCTGGACGTCGACCAGTACCTGCTCGGGGTCGTCCCGCTCGAGCTCTCGCCGAGCTGGCCGGCGGCGGCGCTCCAGGCGCAGGCGATCGTGGCCCGGACCTACGCGCTCGCGCACCGGACGCTCTCCCGGCCGTGGGACGTCACCGCCGACGAGGGCGACCAGCGTTGGGGTGGCGTCGACGCGGAAGCGCCGGCCGCCACCGCCGCCGTGCAGGCGACCACCGGACAGGTGCTGGGCTACGCGGGCGGCCCGGCCGCGATCTTCTATTCGGCCTGCTGCGGCGGCCATACCGCCGACGTCGCCGCGATCTGGGGCCACAGCGCGATCCCGTACCTGCGCGGCGTCGCCGACCCGTACTGCGTTCCGGCACCCGACTATCGCTGGAGCCGGACCGCGCCGGTCGAGCGCGTCTTGGCGAGCGTGGGCGATCGCATCGGCGGCAGCCTGGTCGGGGCGGCGCTGGGCGCGCCCGACGACACCGGCCGGCCGACCAGCGTGACGCTCGAAGGCGCGCGCGACGCGACGCTCTCGATCGAAGAGTTCCGCCGCGCGGTCGGCGGCGATGTCGTGCGCAGCAGTTGGGTGCGCACCGTTCGCGTCGACGGTACGCAGGCGGGGGCGCGCCTGGTCATCGAAGGGTCCGGCCGTGGACATGGTGTCGGCCTCTGCCAGTGGGGAGCGCGATATTGCGCCGCCGCGGGCGCGTCGGCGGCACAGATCTTGGCGTTCTATTTTCCGGGTACGTCGGTGAACGGTGCCTGA
- the queA gene encoding tRNA preQ1(34) S-adenosylmethionine ribosyltransferase-isomerase QueA has translation MAAEDGPREVAAYDYALPDALIARQPADRREAARLLVLRADGSLEHATFAAFPTLLRAGDVLVLNETRVVRARLRGEREGGGAVELLLLRPHAHAAFDPSAREWLALVKPGRRVRAGVRLRIGEAGAQVVAVLPDGPRVVRFDEGVEVGALLEAHGEVPLPPYVGPGDAAREARYQTVFARVPGSVAAPTASLHFTPEILAALRARGVVLAPLVLDVGIGTFRPMSGAGIDEHVMHAERYAIPAETARAVADAKREGRRVIAAGTTVLRALEGAAVESGLPPAGEGETALFVTPGFPFRVVDVLLTNFHLPRSTLLVLVAAFGGYARVRAAYRAAIADHYRFFSFGDAMLVERDGENA, from the coding sequence GTGGCGGCCGAGGACGGGCCGCGCGAGGTCGCCGCATACGACTACGCGCTGCCCGACGCGCTGATCGCGCGCCAGCCCGCCGACCGGCGTGAAGCGGCGCGGCTGCTGGTGCTGCGCGCCGACGGCAGCCTCGAGCACGCGACGTTCGCGGCGTTCCCCACGCTGCTGCGCGCGGGCGACGTGCTGGTGCTCAACGAGACGCGGGTCGTGCGCGCGCGCCTGCGCGGCGAGCGCGAGGGCGGGGGCGCCGTGGAGTTGCTGCTGCTGCGCCCGCACGCGCACGCCGCGTTCGATCCCTCGGCCCGCGAGTGGCTGGCGCTGGTCAAGCCGGGACGGCGGGTCCGGGCCGGCGTGCGGTTGCGGATCGGCGAAGCCGGCGCCCAGGTCGTCGCGGTATTGCCGGACGGCCCGCGGGTCGTCCGCTTCGACGAGGGGGTCGAGGTCGGGGCGCTGCTCGAGGCGCACGGCGAGGTCCCGCTGCCGCCGTACGTCGGCCCGGGCGACGCGGCGCGCGAGGCGCGCTACCAGACGGTGTTCGCGCGGGTGCCCGGCAGCGTCGCGGCGCCGACGGCGTCGCTGCACTTCACCCCCGAGATCCTCGCCGCGCTGCGCGCGCGCGGCGTGGTGCTCGCGCCGCTCGTCCTGGACGTCGGCATCGGGACGTTTCGGCCGATGAGCGGCGCCGGCATCGACGAGCACGTGATGCACGCCGAGCGCTACGCGATCCCGGCCGAGACGGCGCGCGCGGTCGCCGACGCGAAGCGCGAGGGACGCCGCGTGATCGCGGCGGGCACCACCGTTCTGCGCGCGTTGGAAGGCGCCGCCGTGGAGAGCGGTCTCCCGCCGGCCGGCGAGGGCGAGACGGCGCTGTTCGTCACGCCCGGCTTCCCGTTTCGCGTGGTTGACGTTTTGCTCACGAACTTCCATCTGCCGCGCTCGACGCTGCTGGTCTTGGTGGCGGCGTTCGGCGGCTACGCGCGCGTGCGGGCCGCATATCGGGCCGCGATCGCCGATCATTACCGCTTCTTTTCATTCGGGGACGCCATGCTGGTCGAACGCGACGGGGAAAACGCCTAG